Within the Arachis duranensis cultivar V14167 chromosome 10, aradu.V14167.gnm2.J7QH, whole genome shotgun sequence genome, the region GGTTTAAAATTCTTTGATAACTAAAATGGATATATACTCTAAAAAAACTTAGTCTACAGATTACattgttttaaataaatttagaatCATCCCACTACGTTTGTTTTTTCTataatatcattatttttttaataatcaaatacatattttatttattttgttaattaaaaaataatttaaatataaaataaactaataacaaaatattatgttttacattctcaacaaaaaaatttatttaatttatcatatttgacaaaatttgattatgttttgcgatctttaatttttgtgtcgtaagataaataacatattttatcaCTTTAACTTAACGACTAATAAAGAAATTTAACGTAGTGCTATATTTTAATGACATAGATAAATTCCTAAAAATTATGGTAAAATGGCACagatttaaaaatactaatttatcttataattatttttaaaacttaattaatttataataaaattgattaaaaatttatttatataatacatattaaacattttattgaaaacaaACGTGTTCAATGAAATTTCTTTTGAAGACCTATTTTAAATAGAGAAAATATAAAGAATCAATGTATGTAGTGTATAACGTGTATATGagagttaaattaaaattaaaatcaaattataatcaattaattaatttctaatagtttttaatttgaaatttaaaagaaagagtAATACTTCAAATAGGTCCCCAAGAAATTTACCATCCGATAGTTTTGTCCtctacaaaatttaattaagattTTGACCCTGAGGTTCTCAAATATCCCCCAGATACGTCCCTAAACCCATTTGATCCAATTAAAGTGGTGACGTGTCAGGTTAACTGTGACATGTCACCTTTAGGACATTTCAGTCCCCATCCACGCTGGACAAAACGACGTCATATTGGAACCAGGGGCAAAACGACATTGTTTTGGGGAGGACAAATTCGTCCCCACTTAGACAGAGAATGCAAACGGCGCCATTTTCATGTGGGAACCTATTTGCCTTATAATAGTATCTTAGGGGACCTATTTGACCTATAATTCGTGATGTTAAAAGAAGCTATAATTACTTCAACGCAAACCTTAAAAACACATTGACATTGGTCTGCTCATTTATCAAAATGGTAACATAAACCTAAGAACCCAAACATGTTAACCACACAAATATTTGGCTTCAACAGCaacccaaaccaaatcaagTCAAAAGAAGGTTTATTTTCTTCAACACAAACTAAACGAAACCATTCCAAATAACATAACGTCTTCTTCCTCCAACATAACAAAAGGTGGTAACATAATTAAGACAACAACTTTCACACTTATTCTTAGAAGCATCATTTCTTGAAAGACTGGTTCAACCCTCGTGTTGGAATGAATTTGAACAACTTAGATACTGTGCCACTGGTTGCAGCTGATATTGTCTCAGCATTAACAATCCCCGAATTCTTGGCCATAATTATTGTCTCCTTTGGATGTCTAAAAGAAAGCTGAGCTTGGAATAAATAGTATTGTTATCACCATGTTTCAGCAATACTGAAATTTTGTGTGAAACATGGAGATAATAATACTGTTTATTCCAAGCTCACCTTTCTTTTAGACGTCTAAAAGAGACAGTAATTAGGGTAAAAAATTTGGAGAGTGTTAGTGTTGAGACAATATCAGTTGCAACCAGTGGCACAGTATCTAAGTTGTTCAAATTCATTCAAACACGAGGGTTGAACCAGTCTTTCAATAAATGATGCTTCTAAGAATTAGTGTGAAAGTTGTTGTCTTAGTTATGTTACCACCTTTTGTTATGTTGGAGGAAGAAGACGTTATGTTGTTTAGAATGGTTTCATTTAGTTTATGTTGAAGAAAAGAAACCTTCTTTTGACTTGATTTGGTTTGTGTTGCTATTGAAGCCAAATATTTGTGTGGTTAACATGTTTGGGTTTTCAGGTTTATGTTACCATTTTGATAAATGAACAGACCAATGTCAATGTGTTTTTAAGGTTTGCGTTGAAGTAAATATAGCTTCTTTTAACATCACGAATTATAGATCAAATAGGTCCCCTAAGATACTATTATAAGACAAATAGGTCCCCAACATGAAAATGGTGCCGTTTGCATTCTCTGTCTAAGTGGGGACGAATTTGTCCTTCCCGAAACGATGTCGTTTTACCCTTGGTTCCAATACGACGTCGTTTTGTCCAGTGTGAATGGGGACCAAAATGTCCTAAAGGTGACATGTCACAGTTAACCTGACACGTCACCACTTTAACCGGATCAAACGGTTTTGGAGACGTATTTTGGGATATCTGAGAACCTCAGGGTCGAAATCTTACTTAAATTTTGTTGGGGACAAAATTGTCGGATGGTAAATTTCTTGGGGACCTATTTGGGGTATTACTCTAAAAGAAATAAGGATTTCTGTCAGTTATCTAAACCCTCCTAAAAATTGCCTTCCTCTCTCTATTTGTTGTTACCTCCTTTTCAGCCGGTCTCCTCCTAATTCACTGGTGCCGCTCTAAAGCACACACCAGCCGCCGTCTGACACAGATTCGGCTGACGCCAATGTCTACAAAGGCGACCGCCCAGCAGCACCCTCCATTTGTGTGCGTCGTTCCCGCCGTCCTACAACTCCCTAGACGTGCAGCCATTCCCTCGCAGCCGGCATGTTTCTCCCTCCCGACTCGCCCTTTCTCTGTGACGGAATCAACCACAGCCACCGCCACCGCCGTTCACGAACACTTGCAACGTCCCTGCAGCCACAAACAAGGAAGGCGCTTGCGTCATCCTCGCAGGTATCTGCTATTCACAAGGCCAATGTTATACAGAAGACTAAAGGTCTTTTCCTCAAGATCTATCATTATCTTCCAATTACTTATAAatatctatcttattttatttgtgaatCTAATAATAACcatctatttttgaattttgttttaggACAGTCGTGAGGTTGTAGAGGAGTACTCTGAGATAAAGTATGAGGAAGTTATCATTGAAAATGGCTGCATGATGgtatatttgtgaatttggaTTTAGAGTGTAATTGTAtttgaaaattcattttgagtatTGAAAATGGAATTActctcatttatttttataatctacAACTTGTAAAAAATTCTACTCTTTTTGCTATCTAGTGATGTCAAACCTCTATAGTAATATTATTAGTGACTTTTGTGCTGGCTTAGTTGGGAATTTAGGTTAGAATTTGGGTTTGACAGTAAGATAAATTTTGCACTTTGATCGATAAATTCTAGAAGTTACAATCTTATCATCTGACATCATTTCATACATGTTTCTGCTGCAAGATTGGTGAAGGAGGTATTATCATCAACTTATTATAGAATATGAGATTTGAATGCATGTTTCATGAAGGTGCTCAAGATCAGTTTGCCCTTGTGATTTCATAAAACTAATTTGATCTtctctttttttgaaaaacaaaattgtgaataataatTGTTGTCAATTTATTTTTGTGGTAGTGGTTATAAACATGTTCTAATCTATAAAACTTTGTGCTTGTGTAGAATATGGCAAATCCAACTGCTTTAATGTTGAGTGGTGTTTCAATATTGCGCCATTTGAATTTTCATAATAAAGCGGACCAAATTCAAAATGCCATCTTTAATACAATTGTAGAAGAAAAGTACCGAACTGCTGATCTTGGAGGCAAAGCAAAGACAATCGAATTTACCAATGTAAGTATTGATCATCTCTAAATTATGCTCTTGAGTAGACAAGGAATTCTTATTAACAAGGGAATGTGCTCTCATTACCGAACTACAAATTGAATATGACTTTATTGTATTAGTTTTAGAATAGTGCTATTCTTGATTAATAATGCAGGATAATATACAATGAATAATTTACTTATGTATTGCTACAAATAGACTCGGATAGTTCCGTAATGTCTTTTTATTCATGTAATTGATTAATACAATAAGTATTATTGCTGTTTATATTGCTCTTATTCATTGATTTTTTTCCACATCAATGATTAAGTTGCATCATGTACTATACTTTAAACCATTTAAACTAGTAGaatgttcattttactatgaTTGCATATGGTTCTTTTCATTCTAAAGTGGATAATTATTTTGGGTATACCATTTGTAGTATAATTTagggttaagtacttttttcgtccctaaggttttaggtcaaaatcaaaatcgtccccaatctttttcgtattaaaaccatcctcaacgttacaaaacgttataaaatcgtcTTTTTGTccataaacaatttttttcagACAATTTTGCCCTTAAAAAAAATCCCTTTTCctatttctctctttctttctccagACTCCTGCTCTCCCTCACCAAATCATCAAAACCAAACTTTTCCTTCCGTTTACTCTCCATGATTTAGAAGCACATAAAAGATTATAACTTTGATGGAATAGGATTCAACAGCTGAAGAAACTCGATCTGGGTCTGAATGGGAGCACGATTAtgagaaaatttttatttttgttctttttttcctctaaaatttaGGTAAGTGAGAGAAAGGACTGAGAAGAATGTTTGTTTCTGGGGGAGACGACAAAGCACCGCAGCAGTTCTGCATCAGAGCGATTATCACCGTCTGATTCGAGATGGCGTCGGGATGGGTGAGAGAGGAAGTGGAATTGGAGTGGGAAGCATTATGATAGGAGGAGGGGTGTTCAATGGGGAGGccttcgaattcatccttgtcCAGAAATCAAAGGTGGTGGGCGGCAGTTTCGGGAGATCGGAAGGTGCGGGTTTGGGATCAAGTTCTGAGAAAGGGAGAGGTGGCGCTTGTAGTGGCTGCTGGCTTTCGATGGACGGCGATGGTGGGTGGCAGTtggaaggaagaggaagaagaaaagaaatggaggAAGAAGGAGGGTGGAACCGGCGCACTGAAGGCGGCGGTGGCCAGAGGTTGATGGCAGTTGGTTCCCGCACCATCACTTTCTTCCTTCTCTATTCGttcttccttttttattttttttatttttgaaaaaataaccatcatttcttttttttttaatttttgttgttgattttgaaTCTGAAGTTGCGATTGATGATTGCTAAAAttgttgttaaatttaaaatttttgttcatttattttgtggatgttgttgttgctattgatttattttgttgttaCTGTTGCTGAATTTACTGAAATTGCTGAATTTGGTTATTACTGTTGCTGAATTTAGTTTGTGGTTGACATATAGTGatttagaaagaaagaaggtgtGATGGTTATTGTGACAATGGTGATGacgaagagaaaagagagaggaaaaagaagagagatgcGTAGCGATGATGATACAGAAAAGTTAGTGGTGAGGTAAGAAGGGGTTTTTTTGTTTAAGGGTAAAATTGTCCAAAAAATATCGTTTACAGACAAAAGGAcaattttataacgttttgtaacgttgatgatgattttaatacgaaaaaggGTCGGGgacaattttgattttgacccaaGACCTTAGAgacgaaaaaaatacttaacccTTTAATTTATTACCTTCtcttgatataaaaaaaatttaaagagaaaCTAAAATAGGCCGGATATTCATTTCACTAGGTAAGACGATGGTTATTTGCTTGTAATttggttgtttgtttgatttggattagatttaatataatttttctagATTAAAAgactttgttaaaaaatattatgagtGTGGTGtctattataaactaaaattttactAACACGCTTGATCCTATTTaagttagttattttttaaaactataaattagtaaattataaaatatatgtcaCTACAATCTCATTATTACACAATTTATCATATGCACTaatgattttttctttaaatcaaTGATGTTCTAATCTTCATTTAGCAGGAAATATATTGTTATTGACCAATTATATTTCACCATGTCTTGGAAAAATTAACCAcatcatttttttcctttttaattagtAGTAATTcgatagttaaaaaaaatttattcctgCAATATATGTTcaataagataataaataaaaaatataaattgattgCACATTTGATAACCAAAAGAAAGAAATCAGGTACAAGAAAAATCCACCTTATTATGTTTTCTATACAAAATTGTAGAAAGATTAAAGCGATGAACTTTTCAATTTAATAGCTATTTGTTACTACCTACTACTACTATGCATATTTGAAATAGAAGATATAAACAAAATACTTAGCATAACTACCACTCAAAAATATCCCACTCATCATTAACAAGATCCTTGTGatcatgattttttaattttttcatcttcttctccgTCAACTTCAACTTCTGCTTTAACTTTTGAAAATTGTAAGAACAATCCTCCGACATCTTCAACTAAACAAGTTAAATTGTAAACAACCTTATCAAAGAATTGCAAGAAACTTATCCCTTTCTTCAGACAAATCGAGCAGATGAAATTAAAATTCCTTAAGTTTAGTTGCAAGAATTTTCTTTTCTCCATAAACTCTAGCACACCCAAACAGCAATATCTGCAGTGAAAATCAACCATCCAGATAGATATTAAAGTAACCATTTGTTTTATGTCAATTTAGAAATGAATATTCGAGTCCAGAGCTTGTTTTAAACATCAAATATACATTTGGTTACTTAAAAAATAAGACATCCCTCAAACATCACTTGATTCAAACAAGCTATTAATAAAGTAAAATCTACATAGGAGTTACTATGATGAAAACCAACCATCCAAATgcatattaaaataaccattcGATTTACCATATCACATCATGTTTAACATGAATTAttagcaaagacaaaagcaaccATACATCTAATATTAAGGCAACATGGTTATATTGAATTATCCCCAAAGACAAAAGCAAACTGATATTTAATTGATCGACTTATTGAGTACATCGCTCGACTTGAGAACcatatatgcatttaaattaCTTCAACAAATCTTTAAAAGGACTCAGATACAGAGCTTGGTTGCTTACAAACAAGAAATGCGTCAAACAACACCGGATTCAAACGAGATATGTTGCCCGGAGATTCTTTAAAGAGCTATATACACAAGAAGAGGTGCCAGAAGTTTACATTGAAGATGGCCTCCTACCAAGAATTACAGCTAAGCAGGCGGAGAAGCTAGAAATAATCCCAACTGATGAAGAAAtaccaaggttgcgagaaccggatCGGTCAATAAACCGGTAAGGTCACTGGTTCAATGGTTCACTGGTTCGACCGGGATTGAACCGGagttcaaccggtttaattaaatattaaataaaattattaaacttaataaaattcaataatttataacttaataaaatttaatatttcacataataaattatccatTACTTAAGATTAGAGGTtcacaaacaacttcaaacatcAAAGACAAGAAAGTCAAAGACAAGAAATCAACTTCATGCAGCTTGACAGTCACAGAAATCAACTGAAGATTCACGAAGCAGCAAAATTCATGAAACAGCAACTCCAAATTGAggataatattattgaaaaagacACAAGTTGTTGAAAGAAAAACCACCTGATGAGACAATATGATTAACCTCTTAATACATTAACAGGATCAAATAACATAAATTTCGACAAACTATTTAACTATCTTAACTTAGTTTAGTATAACGTATAAACTTCAAGCAATCAAAGTTACATTGCactatttatttctatttatttatttatttatttttgaagtgTGAGATGAATAAATGGCCACAATTATTGGTGGGTGAAGTTGTTAAAAAATTCCATTACTTGTTTTGAAAAGTCTTGGACAGAGTGAATAAAACCAAAACAGAACAGACAAGGCCACAAACGAATTTAAGTAATTGGTGCAATACTCAACAACATGGTCTCAGAGGTAAGTAAATGCAACATCGTATTAATATTAACTATTCTAGGTGTACACAaaaaataaccaataatataGATATTGACCAAGGAATAGCTATAATCTCCATTTTTAGTGCGCCAAGTTACACTGTATTAAGATTTAAGACTCTTATCATGTGTGAATTTTAATCAGTTAAATCCATATTAAGTCGGATCCAGTGTCCAATGTTAACAGATAAAATGGAGATTCTGGGGAATGGGGTGGGATGCGCTCGAGGGACAAGCCATGAACAGAAACATCTTTAGCCCAATTTAAGCAGCAAAAAATtgaagcatcaaaattaaacagaaacaTCAAAGATAAACATGAAGTCATGAACAGAAAGGAACATGAACAGAGAGCAACATGTTTTCTGTGATAGAGAAGAACAGGAACAAGAACAGAACCATGAACATAATCATGCCCGCATACATGAACCGAGGTGGAAGGAAGAGTATTACTGGCGAGCTGGGCGAGGTGGAGAGCTGGGCGACGACGGTGGAGGTGGGGAGCTGGGCGACGGCGATGGAGGAGAGGTGCGATGGCGATGAGTGGCTGTGGCCTGTCGGAGGGTGAGAGGGTGAGAGAAACTGAGTGGCTGTGGCTGAAGAGGGTGAGAGGGTGAGTGGCTGTGGCCTNNNNNNNNNNNNNNNNNNNNNNNNNNNNNNNNNNNNNNNNNNNNNNNNNNNNNNNNNNNNNNNNNNNNCGATTTAGGGTTCGTGGCTGAAGAGTGAAGATagcccttttcttttttttttcccttcaaaacgacgccgttttgaaGTTTAATTTTCAAACTAATAAACCGTGAAAAAATCGGACGGTTCTCCCGGTTCACCGGTTAACCGCCGGTTCGACCGGTTTTTTCATCGGTTTTTTGTCAGCCGATTTCTGACCTTACCCGGATCGGTTAGGTGACCGGTTCTCGGTTTTTCCagttgaaccggccggtccggttcAGTTTTTAGAACCATGAGAAATATACGATTTAGCTAACATGTACTTTAAGGGTATATGTTAAAAttaccaattaaaaaaaagttttatagaaaaaatacaAACTTTCCAATGCATTTATTGTAACATGGGTGGTATTGGCTACAAAATCAAGAGGCGAAAAAGAGATAAATGACCTTCGACCAATAAGCATGGTCAGGTGCGTTTATAAGGTGATATCAAAATTGATGGTAGCAAGGCTGAGACCGCTCATGCAAGAGTTAATTGGGGAGGCTCAAACAACATTTGTGCAGGCCAGATTTTAAATGGGACGCTTATAGCATGTGAAACAGTGTCTTGGttgaaaaaaacaaataaagaagGAGTTGTGGTAAAATTAGATTTCAAAACGGTATATGATTCCGTTAGGTGGAATTTTCTTGATCATGTGCTTCAGAGAATGGGGTTTAGGGTTACGTGGAGGGCATGGATACAAGGAATGTTGGAGACAGCAACCATGTCAGTCATGGTAAATAGCTCCCCGACTAAACCGTTCCGCATAGAAAGAGGACTCAGACAGGGTGATCCGATATCACCGTTCTTATTTGTCCTGGTGGCTGAGGTCCTAAATAAACTGGTGGAACGAGCATTAAGTGTACAGATGATAGATGGTTTAGTGGTGGGTAAAAGAGGGGTATCGCTTTCGTACCTTTAGTTTGCGGATGATACTATTCTCTTCTGTCCTCCTAAACCTGGGGTCCTGAGAAATCATAAAAGAATTCTGAAGTGGTTTGGCTTAATGTCAGGGCTAAATATCAACTTTCAAAAGTCAATCATCATCCCGGTGAATTGCAAACAAGAGGACATAAGAGGATTGAATGAGGCAATGAGTTGTGAGGTAAGAACACTACCTATTACATACCTTAGCATTCCATTGGGAGCAAGTCCAAGAAGAGCTGCAACGTGGCAACCGATCTTGGATAAGATAGAATGGAAGCTAAGTAGCTGGAAGTCGAGTTTGTTAACAAAGGTGGGGAGATTGGTAATTATAAAATCGGTGATAAATAgcttgcttatgtattttcttgGCCTCTTTAAGATGCCAAAAGAAATtgcaaataaaattatacaggTAAAAAGGAGATTCTTCTggggaaacaaaaaaaaaagaaatttatgcCAACAATCAAATGGAGCACTATTCAAAAGTCTAGAGAGCACGAAGGACTTGGAGTTGGGgatataaaaatgaaaaatgcagCCATGTTGTTTAAGTGGTAGTGGAGGTACTCGAATGAAAATGAATCACTGTGAAAGAGAGTAATTGGATCTTGTTATGATATAGACAAGAACATGCCGGTTGAAGAACACAATGATAAAAGATTTAATGGTCCATGGAAGGAGATTGTGAACATTGAAAAGAAGAATGAGTTGTACAGAGAAATTTGCAAGGAGGGATGGAGAAAATGTATTAGAAATGGTAAAGAAACAAGGTTGTGGAAAGATATATGGATTGGGAATGTATCACTACAAGATAAATTTCCAAGGCTATTTGCGGTTTCAAATCAGAATAATAGCACTATATATGAGTGTGGGGTGTGGATCGGTTCATCATGGGTGTGGAGTCTCCAATGGCAAAGGAATTTTTTTGAGAGGGAGAGAGTACAAATAGAAGAATTAAATAACATTTTAGATAGTGTGTTCTTATGTGCAGGTAACAGGGATAATGCCTCATGGAGATTTAGCTCGGATGGAAGATACAATGTGAAATCATTCATCAATGTAGCCGAAGGAAAAATATATGGGGAGCCAACTATGAAGTATGTCTTTGATGATCTATGGAGAGGATTGGTACCACCTAGAATTGAGATGCTCATATGGTTTGTGATAACAGATGGGTTAAATACAAAGGACAAACTAATAAAGAAGGGAATCATAAGCCAAGGTGAAGGGACTTGTGTTTTGTGTGAGAAGGCGCAGGAGTCGGTAAATCACCTTTTTCTTCATTGCTCTTTTTGCTCAAAATTGTGGTATATGGCCTTGAATGCGGGTTTTGTGTGTTAAGTAGAAGTAAATGATGTTAGAACTTGGCTTGAGGATTGGATCAATTGTGATGTGTgcaatatgtaaaaaaaaaatggattaTGTTATTCTTTTGCTATTTTGTGGACTGTTTGGAATTGTAGGAATAGGAAAATATTtgagaataaaattattattttatagagaagtgagtggaaaaaaagtaaaaacaataGTAAACCAATGGTATGAGGTGAAAAAAGTGAGAAGTCGTGTATATAGGAGAGAAGTACAATCTGAAGAAGACAGAAAATGGATATGGTGGAACTGTATTTGGTATAAACCAGATAGAAATATATTTTGTGTTGGTGGATATTTATAGGAACCAAATGAAGAAATACAATGTTATATGGACAATTTGGTGAGTCATGAGTCAATGAGAGATGCATTACTGTTGGGCTGCAAATGTCCTTACAATTTGTTTTCGAAGAGGTAGGTGTAAAAGAATATTGTAAGTGGCTACATGAAAATATGGATACAAATTGGAAGTTGAGATTTTTAAGAAACAAGACAAGTTTTATTCCAGAATACAAATGTGGAGttcaaagaaaaaagtgaatacaagtaaaaaaaaaagtggaaaTCAAAGGCAATAATTGAAGACCATAGATGGATAAAGTAGGAAAAGTGAGTACATTGGCTTCTTATGCAGCACAGGTGATGAAAGTACAcaacaaaaaatttcaattcaacGTATTACATTTGAAGAATGTTTTTATTCTGTATGTATTGTTTACTTGTTTATTAGTTTATGAATAATCAGATACTTCAGTAAGATTCATTGCATGTAAAACTAATAGCAAGAGAAGCAGTTATCATCACATTAAGAAATCAACCAGTAGCCTCCGATAGATCGTCGACCACGTTAGGTGTTTGGGGTCTGTAACAGCAACGAGCTCGACCCCTTCAACTGTCACGGGTTCAAGGGACTGACGCAGAACGGTGGCTGCAGGACGCAGGGGGCGCATACGGCAGTCTCGGTACTGGCGTTGAGGCGAGCTGCGATCCAGCCTCCTGCGATGTGCAACTCGTCGACGATGAGGCCCTCCGATGAAACACATGCGTGACCCGCGATGGAAACAAGGGGCGACCGCACTGGCTGCTGCCGGTGACCAAAGAGGCGCACGCTAGAGGGTGAGCCGTGGGGGTCTGGTCAGCGCCGATGGAGGTGCGGTGGTCGGATGGTCAGTCGGAGGTAGTGAGAGTTGGGTTGGAGGGTTGCTGTCGGTGCACAAATaaagaattggaagaaattTTAATTAGAGATTAGAtggttataattaa harbors:
- the LOC107468494 gene encoding uncharacterized protein LOC107468494, producing the protein MSTKATAQQHPPFVCVVPAVLQLPRRAAIPSQPACFSLPTRPFSVTESTTATATAVHEHLQRPCSHKQGRRLRHPRRYLLFTRPMLYRRLKDSREVVEEYSEIKYEEVIIENGCMMNMANPTALMLSGVSILRHLNFHNKADQIQNAIFNTIVEEKYRTADLGGKAKTIEFTN